Proteins from a genomic interval of Chroococcidiopsis thermalis PCC 7203:
- a CDS encoding PP2C family protein-serine/threonine phosphatase, whose translation MSVPQPPFQPTDRTSSAATDVNPVVALKELVARLYREQNKVQDLLSSLGFALRSFNNLNQFLELIPLIATRVTDADGGVLFLYKSNGQVSLEKLHCQDIHQRKQIRKALETATSAVTTALTTAQIVPATATLDAQVSHHLGSQIQLFGTTILVKQAERGRLYVFSSDPEYTWTETRQKLVRLVADQTAVAIENDELKVELRKKERLDRELEIGAEIQLRLLPRQCPNVPGVSLAARCQPANRVGGDYYDFIPIERDLNQADGKSSNPDSCWGLVIGDVMGKGVPAGLIMTMTRGMLRAEALNEHSPARILQHLNRVMYTDLENSHRFVTLFYSEYNPQTRRLTYSNAAHHPPLLWQAATKTVKRLDTLEGMLIGLEAHSNYEDAQVQLEPGDTIIYYTDGFTDAANQRGDRFDEERLEGEFKFACRHCQDPQAILEYLFAQVHKFISGATNQNKDDMTLVVMRIN comes from the coding sequence GTGTCTGTGCCTCAACCGCCCTTCCAACCCACCGATCGAACTAGCAGCGCCGCTACTGATGTTAACCCAGTTGTAGCGCTCAAAGAACTAGTGGCGCGCCTGTATCGGGAACAGAATAAGGTACAAGATTTGCTAAGTTCCTTGGGATTTGCCCTCAGGAGCTTCAATAATTTGAATCAGTTTCTCGAACTAATTCCGTTAATAGCAACACGGGTAACGGATGCTGACGGCGGGGTATTGTTCCTCTACAAATCCAACGGTCAGGTGAGCTTGGAAAAGCTACACTGCCAAGATATTCACCAACGCAAACAAATCCGTAAAGCTTTAGAAACAGCCACGAGTGCCGTCACCACTGCACTTACAACAGCCCAAATCGTTCCTGCTACGGCAACTTTAGATGCTCAAGTCAGCCATCACTTAGGATCGCAAATACAGTTATTTGGTACGACAATTTTAGTCAAGCAGGCAGAACGGGGACGACTATACGTCTTTAGCAGCGATCCCGAATATACTTGGACGGAAACCAGACAGAAGTTAGTCCGACTTGTTGCCGATCAAACAGCAGTAGCAATTGAGAATGACGAACTAAAAGTAGAACTACGCAAAAAAGAGCGTCTAGACCGCGAGTTAGAAATTGGCGCAGAAATTCAATTACGACTTTTACCTCGCCAATGTCCTAACGTCCCTGGGGTATCTCTAGCGGCGAGATGTCAGCCAGCAAACCGCGTTGGCGGAGATTACTACGACTTCATCCCGATCGAGCGCGACTTGAATCAAGCAGACGGTAAAAGTAGCAACCCTGATAGTTGCTGGGGCTTAGTAATTGGTGATGTGATGGGCAAAGGGGTTCCAGCCGGACTCATCATGACTATGACGCGGGGAATGTTGCGCGCTGAGGCATTAAACGAACATTCTCCAGCTCGAATTTTGCAGCATTTGAATCGGGTCATGTATACCGATTTAGAAAATTCCCATCGTTTTGTCACTTTATTCTATTCAGAATACAACCCACAGACGCGCAGGTTGACTTACAGTAATGCAGCCCATCATCCGCCCTTATTATGGCAAGCAGCTACAAAAACAGTGAAGCGCTTAGATACTTTAGAGGGCATGTTGATCGGGCTTGAAGCTCATAGCAATTACGAAGATGCTCAAGTTCAGTTAGAACCAGGAGACACAATTATTTACTATACAGACGGGTTTACTGATGCTGCTAATCAAAGAGGCGATCGCTTTGACGAAGAAAGGCTAGAAGGCGAATTTAAATTTGCTTGTCGCCACTGTCAAGACCCCCAAGCAATTCTCGAATATCTTTTCGCTCAAGTTCACAAATTCATCAGTGGCGCAACTAACCAAAATAAAGACGATATGACTTTGGTAGTGATGCGAATCAACTAG
- a CDS encoding NUDIX hydrolase, which produces MIFSSFKAIAQPLRRWWRFIQTVIGIIFRHPVPGTSIIPILPDGRIVLIRRRDNGLWSLPGGMVDWGEDVATAVKRELAEETGLDLVKIRRLVGVYSAPDRDPRIHSICIVVEADVTGRMKVRDPLEVMEVRAFPPGALPPGQLAHDHSQQLQDYFAGLTTLA; this is translated from the coding sequence GTGATTTTTTCTAGTTTTAAGGCGATCGCCCAACCCCTACGCCGCTGGTGGCGATTTATTCAAACTGTCATCGGCATCATATTTCGTCATCCCGTCCCAGGCACGAGTATCATTCCCATCTTGCCTGATGGTCGGATCGTTTTGATTCGCCGTCGTGATAATGGGCTGTGGTCGCTACCAGGAGGGATGGTAGATTGGGGTGAAGATGTGGCTACGGCAGTCAAACGAGAATTAGCCGAGGAAACGGGGCTGGATTTAGTCAAAATTCGACGACTGGTAGGAGTTTATTCCGCACCCGATCGCGATCCGCGCATTCATTCGATTTGTATTGTAGTTGAGGCAGATGTCACAGGCAGGATGAAAGTCCGCGATCCATTAGAAGTGATGGAAGTTCGTGCATTTCCTCCTGGCGCTTTACCTCCCGGTCAACTTGCCCACGATCACAGCCAACAATTACAGGACTATTTTGCCGGATTGACGACTTTAGCCTAA
- the ilvN gene encoding acetolactate synthase small subunit — MKHTLSVLVEDEAGVLTRIAGLFARRGFNIESLAVGQAEQNGVSRITMVVPGDDRVIEQLTKQLYKLVHVLKVQDITEVPCVERELMLIKVNATSSNRSEVIEIAQIFRARVVDVAEDSLTLEVVGDPGKIVALVQLLQKFGLREVARTGKIALVRESGVNTEYLKSQVEVKVS, encoded by the coding sequence ATGAAACACACCCTTTCAGTTCTAGTGGAAGATGAAGCGGGGGTACTAACCCGCATTGCGGGTTTATTTGCCCGTCGTGGCTTTAACATTGAAAGCCTTGCTGTCGGTCAAGCGGAGCAAAACGGAGTCTCTCGAATTACAATGGTAGTCCCTGGGGACGATCGCGTTATCGAACAGCTGACCAAGCAGCTATATAAACTTGTCCACGTCCTCAAAGTCCAAGATATCACCGAAGTTCCTTGTGTCGAGCGGGAATTGATGTTGATTAAAGTGAATGCTACTAGCTCTAATCGCTCGGAAGTGATTGAAATCGCTCAGATCTTTCGCGCTAGAGTGGTCGATGTGGCTGAAGACTCTCTTACCTTAGAAGTTGTCGGCGACCCTGGTAAAATTGTCGCGCTCGTGCAGTTATTACAAAAGTTTGGACTGCGAGAGGTCGCCCGTACAGGTAAAATTGCCCTCGTGCGAGAGTCGGGAGTCAATACGGAATATCTTAAGTCTCAAGTCGAGGTAAAAGTGTCGTGA
- a CDS encoding alpha/beta fold hydrolase, with the protein MDTLLHWQQRVGSQRDWIWRGWQTRYTFIRPEQPQPQTTPIILLHGFGTSIGHWRQNLAVLGEQHTVYALDMLGFGASEKAPVSYKVELWVEQVYDFWRTFIQHPVVLVGNSIGSLVSLRAAAMHPDMVQGIVMLSLPDLSIRQEAIPKILRPAIAAIENLFTSPLLIKTIFRIVRRPQVVKRWAGIAYANSEAVTDELVDILLGPAQDRGSAQAFYATLKAMLDSQFDPSVKSILPNLNIPILLIWGQQDRMIPPAFAPKFAAYNPNVQLLILENAGHFAHDECPEEVNQAVLNWIDSFLARPDLALYKVNN; encoded by the coding sequence GTGGATACCTTATTACACTGGCAGCAACGGGTAGGTAGTCAAAGAGACTGGATTTGGCGTGGCTGGCAGACTCGCTACACTTTTATTCGCCCAGAACAACCTCAGCCTCAGACAACACCAATAATTTTACTGCATGGCTTTGGCACGTCAATCGGTCATTGGCGACAAAACTTAGCCGTGCTAGGGGAACAACACACAGTTTACGCGCTAGATATGTTGGGCTTTGGTGCGTCGGAAAAAGCTCCAGTGAGCTATAAGGTAGAACTGTGGGTAGAACAAGTTTACGATTTCTGGCGCACGTTTATTCAGCATCCAGTCGTCTTAGTTGGTAATTCTATCGGTTCGCTAGTGTCGCTGAGAGCAGCAGCCATGCATCCCGATATGGTGCAGGGTATTGTAATGCTCAGTCTTCCCGATCTATCTATCCGACAGGAAGCCATACCTAAGATTTTACGTCCCGCGATCGCCGCGATCGAAAATCTCTTCACCTCACCCCTATTAATTAAAACCATTTTTCGCATTGTCCGCCGCCCCCAAGTGGTAAAGCGTTGGGCAGGCATTGCATATGCTAATTCTGAAGCCGTAACTGATGAATTAGTAGATATTTTGTTAGGACCAGCTCAAGACCGAGGTTCGGCACAAGCTTTCTATGCCACGCTAAAAGCTATGTTGGATTCTCAATTCGATCCTTCAGTCAAGAGCATCTTGCCAAATCTAAACATTCCCATCCTACTGATTTGGGGACAGCAAGACCGCATGATTCCACCCGCTTTCGCTCCCAAGTTTGCTGCTTACAATCCTAACGTGCAGCTTCTAATTTTAGAGAATGCAGGACATTTCGCTCATGATGAGTGTCCTGAAGAAGTCAACCAAGCAGTCTTGAACTGGATCGACTCTTTCCTTGCCCGTCCCGATCTTGCTCTATACAAAGTTAATAATTAG
- the infC gene encoding translation initiation factor IF-3, which translates to MPVIEKRRPTKDLPQINERIRFPKIRVIDTDGSQMGILTPYEALQIAEEKELDLVLLSDKADPPVCRIMDYGKYKFEQEKKAREARKKQHTADVKEVKMRYKIEEHDYRVRVNQAERFLKDGDKVKATVMFRGREIQHSDLAETLLKRMATDLQEVGELQQAPKKEGRNMMMLISPKK; encoded by the coding sequence ATGCCTGTGATTGAAAAAAGAAGACCCACAAAAGATTTACCCCAAATTAACGAACGCATTCGCTTCCCTAAGATTCGAGTCATCGATACTGATGGCAGTCAGATGGGAATTTTAACTCCCTACGAAGCACTGCAAATTGCTGAGGAAAAAGAGTTAGACCTCGTTCTGCTCAGTGATAAAGCCGATCCGCCTGTGTGCCGAATTATGGACTACGGCAAGTATAAATTCGAGCAGGAGAAGAAGGCGCGGGAAGCTCGGAAGAAGCAGCATACGGCTGACGTGAAAGAAGTGAAGATGCGCTACAAGATTGAGGAACATGACTATCGAGTGCGCGTCAATCAAGCCGAACGCTTCTTGAAAGATGGCGATAAGGTGAAAGCAACTGTGATGTTCCGAGGTCGGGAAATTCAACACAGCGATTTGGCAGAAACCTTGCTCAAGCGGATGGCAACGGATCTGCAAGAGGTAGGAGAGTTACAACAAGCGCCGAAGAAGGAAGGGCGCAATATGATGATGTTGATCTCTCCTAAGAAGTAG
- a CDS encoding DMT family transporter: protein MKQNQKIRGIDPELLGLIYGFVGVFGFSLTLPATRAAVTDFDPNFVGLGRAIVAAFLAMLVLQATRQPLPKRRYWKSIAIVAAGVVLGFPLLSAWAMQQLPSAHGGVVLGLMPLATALAGAWRLGERPSLGFWIASIAGSSTVVLFAIISGAGQMHWADLVLLGAGFAAAVSYAEGGRLAKDLGGWQVICWALVFTAPILVIPTAIAVYQHGLTASPSAWLGFAYVSIISQFLAFFPWYRGLALGGVARVGQVQLLQPFLTIFASALLLGETITPLTLGAATIVVMTVALGKKSKIKS from the coding sequence GTGAAACAAAATCAAAAAATTCGCGGCATCGATCCCGAACTACTGGGATTAATATATGGCTTTGTGGGGGTATTTGGCTTTAGCTTAACACTACCAGCAACCCGGGCTGCCGTTACCGATTTTGACCCCAATTTTGTTGGTTTAGGAAGGGCGATTGTCGCAGCATTTTTGGCAATGTTGGTTTTACAGGCAACTCGTCAACCCTTACCCAAGCGCCGTTACTGGAAAAGTATAGCGATTGTTGCTGCGGGGGTGGTTTTAGGATTTCCCTTACTCTCAGCTTGGGCAATGCAACAGCTACCATCTGCCCACGGCGGAGTGGTTCTAGGACTGATGCCTTTAGCAACGGCACTAGCAGGCGCTTGGCGATTAGGAGAACGCCCCAGTTTAGGTTTCTGGATTGCCAGCATTGCAGGTAGTAGCACCGTCGTGCTGTTCGCCATTATTTCGGGTGCAGGACAAATGCACTGGGCAGATTTGGTTTTACTTGGCGCGGGTTTCGCTGCGGCTGTGAGTTATGCGGAAGGGGGACGGTTGGCAAAAGATTTAGGTGGGTGGCAGGTGATTTGTTGGGCATTAGTGTTTACAGCCCCAATATTAGTCATACCAACCGCGATCGCAGTTTACCAGCATGGATTAACCGCCTCCCCTTCTGCCTGGTTGGGATTTGCTTACGTTAGTATTATCAGTCAATTTCTGGCTTTTTTCCCTTGGTATCGCGGACTAGCTTTGGGTGGTGTCGCCAGAGTCGGACAAGTTCAACTTTTGCAGCCATTTTTGACAATTTTCGCCTCAGCGCTCTTACTTGGTGAGACAATTACACCTCTAACTCTAGGAGCTGCAACTATAGTAGTGATGACAGTGGCATTAGGAAAAAAGTCAAAAATTAAAAGTTAA
- a CDS encoding zinc-dependent alcohol dehydrogenase family protein yields the protein MKAQAIASFGEPSVFQTIELPKPEVIPGHVLIRVAATSVNPVDFKLRRGAMPAIAPEFPAVLHGDVAGVVEAVGEGVTTFKPGDEVYGCAGGFKGMGGALAEYMLADADLLALKPKSLSMKEAAALPLVAITAWESLIYRAKIQPGQKVLVHAATGGVGHIGIQLAKWAGAKVYTTVSNEEKKAIAHNLGVNTVINYRQQTVEEYVAEYTSGKGFDVVFDTVGKDNLDRSFAAAAMHGTVVSISTRSTHDLSPLHAKGLTLHVVFMLLRMLYGTERAEHGKILFNVAKLVDQGKIRPLLDPKSFRFSEVAEAHRYAESGQAVGKVVVEV from the coding sequence ATGAAAGCCCAAGCGATCGCCTCTTTTGGCGAACCAAGCGTATTCCAAACTATAGAACTACCAAAACCAGAAGTGATTCCCGGTCATGTTTTAATTCGAGTTGCAGCTACCAGCGTCAATCCAGTTGATTTTAAACTGCGACGAGGGGCAATGCCCGCGATCGCGCCTGAATTCCCTGCCGTGTTGCATGGAGATGTTGCGGGAGTAGTTGAAGCAGTGGGGGAAGGAGTCACCACTTTTAAACCTGGGGATGAAGTCTACGGCTGTGCAGGCGGATTTAAAGGTATGGGTGGCGCTTTAGCAGAATATATGCTAGCCGATGCCGATTTACTTGCATTAAAGCCCAAATCGCTTTCAATGAAAGAAGCTGCTGCTTTACCATTAGTCGCAATTACAGCCTGGGAAAGTTTAATTTATCGCGCCAAAATCCAGCCAGGACAAAAAGTACTAGTTCATGCTGCAACTGGAGGAGTCGGTCATATTGGCATTCAATTGGCAAAATGGGCGGGGGCAAAAGTCTATACTACAGTTTCTAATGAAGAGAAGAAAGCGATCGCCCACAATTTAGGAGTCAATACAGTCATCAATTATCGTCAGCAAACCGTAGAAGAATACGTCGCAGAATACACTTCAGGCAAAGGCTTTGACGTAGTTTTTGATACAGTTGGTAAAGACAACCTCGATCGCTCTTTCGCTGCGGCAGCAATGCACGGTACTGTAGTCTCTATTTCTACCCGTTCTACCCACGACCTCAGCCCCCTTCATGCCAAAGGACTAACCTTACACGTCGTTTTCATGCTCTTACGTATGTTATACGGCACGGAACGAGCCGAACATGGCAAAATCCTCTTCAACGTTGCCAAACTCGTAGACCAGGGCAAAATCCGCCCCTTACTCGATCCTAAATCCTTTCGTTTCTCCGAAGTCGCAGAAGCCCATCGCTACGCCGAATCAGGTCAAGCAGTCGGGAAAGTTGTGGTGGAAGTGTAG
- a CDS encoding YegS/Rv2252/BmrU family lipid kinase → MTRKTACLVFNPVAGQSNPEQDLAQIRSLLEPEFDLDIRMTTAEMDADEIAREAIADGAKVIIASGGDGTLSAAADAVVGTDIPLGVISRGTANAFAAALELPDTIEAACQMILGGVTRKVDAALCNDRPMVLLAGIGFEAETVEKADRQAKKRFGMLAYVMAGLQQLRELESFTAEIETEDRIINVTAAAITVANAAPPTSVLAQGPDGVVFDDGLLDVTVVSSTTRAGAIAASFHLLSTALNENAAERDDVGYLRAERVKIRTDPPQKVVLDGEIIGETPIDVKCIPDGLTIFVPKEAAPPSAAEKLEGLPDLIVENKVVVGFAD, encoded by the coding sequence ATGACCCGAAAGACAGCTTGCCTAGTATTTAACCCAGTTGCTGGTCAAAGTAACCCCGAACAAGATTTAGCACAAATTAGATCGCTGTTAGAGCCGGAGTTTGACTTGGATATTCGGATGACAACAGCAGAAATGGATGCGGATGAAATCGCCAGAGAAGCGATCGCAGATGGCGCAAAAGTTATTATCGCATCTGGCGGCGACGGTACTCTCTCAGCGGCGGCTGATGCTGTAGTGGGAACGGATATTCCCTTAGGTGTTATTTCTCGCGGTACGGCTAACGCTTTTGCCGCAGCTTTAGAACTACCAGATACAATTGAAGCTGCTTGTCAGATGATTTTAGGAGGAGTAACGCGCAAAGTTGATGCGGCTTTGTGCAACGATCGCCCGATGGTATTGCTAGCTGGCATTGGGTTTGAGGCGGAAACGGTAGAAAAAGCAGATCGTCAGGCGAAAAAGCGATTTGGAATGCTAGCTTATGTAATGGCTGGACTGCAACAGTTGCGCGAATTGGAAAGCTTTACAGCAGAAATTGAGACAGAAGACAGAATTATCAACGTCACGGCTGCTGCAATTACCGTAGCCAACGCCGCACCACCTACCTCGGTCTTAGCTCAAGGTCCAGACGGGGTAGTATTCGATGATGGACTATTAGATGTTACCGTAGTTTCTTCTACAACTCGCGCCGGAGCGATCGCAGCTTCTTTTCACTTACTCTCTACAGCTTTAAATGAGAATGCAGCCGAACGAGATGACGTAGGGTATTTACGCGCCGAACGAGTCAAAATTCGCACCGATCCGCCGCAAAAAGTTGTTTTAGATGGCGAAATCATTGGTGAGACACCTATCGATGTTAAATGCATTCCAGATGGACTGACGATTTTTGTCCCAAAGGAAGCAGCACCACCCTCAGCCGCAGAAAAACTGGAAGGACTGCCAGATTTGATTGTGGAAAATAAAGTGGTTGTCGGGTTTGCGGATTAA
- a CDS encoding chlororespiratory reduction protein 7 → MTDPLMYQEDHFVVLEPNQPEQFLTAAELLEKLKDVLSQRQQNLPPELQKFNSIEAQAKYLIDTSCDLDLEPGQFLRWYAVRLEK, encoded by the coding sequence ATGACAGACCCTTTAATGTATCAAGAGGATCACTTTGTTGTCCTAGAACCAAACCAGCCAGAACAATTTCTTACGGCTGCGGAATTGTTAGAAAAGCTTAAAGATGTTTTGAGTCAGAGGCAACAGAATTTACCCCCAGAGTTGCAAAAGTTCAACTCTATCGAAGCTCAGGCTAAGTATTTAATCGATACGAGTTGCGATTTAGACTTAGAACCAGGGCAGTTTTTGCGGTGGTACGCCGTGCGGTTGGAAAAGTAA
- a CDS encoding Hint domain-containing protein produces the protein MKIIGCAKLLGMSLAILLLFFCLPNFAYARGGCFGEGTTISTPTGDKLIEQLHPGDRVISYNFTTHHSEVGKVGEIQVLSSPDYFIINETLKVTGTHPFYIQTSTGIDLVEARRIKVGDRLVGEDAATHIISSIEHINKPITVYNLISINPQHNFYANNILVHNKGGGGGGGGGGGGGGGGGGGGGHGGGHGGNSFLSILDKIFFF, from the coding sequence ATGAAAATTATTGGATGTGCCAAACTGTTAGGAATGAGTTTGGCTATTTTATTATTATTTTTCTGTTTACCTAATTTTGCTTATGCTCGTGGCGGTTGCTTTGGAGAGGGAACCACAATTTCAACTCCAACGGGCGATAAATTAATTGAGCAATTGCATCCAGGCGATCGCGTTATTAGTTACAACTTTACCACGCATCATTCTGAAGTAGGGAAAGTTGGTGAAATTCAAGTTTTATCTTCTCCTGATTATTTTATAATTAACGAAACGCTCAAAGTTACGGGAACTCACCCGTTTTACATTCAAACTTCTACAGGAATCGATTTAGTTGAAGCGCGAAGAATAAAAGTAGGCGATCGCCTTGTAGGAGAAGATGCTGCTACTCATATTATTTCTTCTATTGAGCATATAAATAAACCTATCACCGTCTATAATCTGATTTCTATTAATCCTCAGCATAACTTTTATGCAAACAACATATTAGTACATAACAAAGGTGGTGGTGGTGGTGGCGGTGGCGGCGGTGGCGGCGGTGGCGGCGGTGGCGGCGGTGGCGGACATGGAGGAGGGCATGGAGGTAATTCGTTTCTCTCAATTCTTGACAAGATATTCTTTTTTTAA
- a CDS encoding type II toxin-antitoxin system VapC family toxin, with protein sequence MNGDRLFIDTVFIQALLNRNDQYHQQAKSFLPRLRAALEVWVTEAVLIEVGNALSATNRTAAIQFIEQCYQTSNIQVVSVDTQLLSRAIQLYQSRPDKTWGLTDCISFIVMQDQGLINAVTVDRHFVQAGYRALLLE encoded by the coding sequence ATGAATGGCGATCGCTTGTTTATAGATACTGTATTTATTCAAGCCTTACTGAATCGTAATGACCAGTATCACCAACAGGCTAAATCCTTTTTACCACGATTACGTGCTGCTTTAGAAGTATGGGTGACTGAAGCAGTTTTGATTGAAGTTGGCAATGCTTTAAGTGCTACTAATCGTACAGCAGCTATTCAGTTTATTGAGCAGTGCTACCAGACAAGTAATATACAAGTTGTCTCTGTCGATACGCAATTGCTAAGCCGTGCTATACAACTTTACCAATCTCGTCCAGATAAAACCTGGGGACTTACGGATTGCATATCATTTATTGTTATGCAAGACCAAGGTTTAATCAACGCGGTTACAGTTGATAGGCATTTTGTCCAAGCAGGTTATCGTGCTTTATTGTTAGAGTAA
- a CDS encoding antitoxin family protein — translation MSETITVVFDGQVFRPDSPPNLEPNTRYTITVESVEPVVKDNAWDVLEAMAGTVEAPSDWSSQHDHYLYGTPKHNTENNE, via the coding sequence ATGAGTGAAACTATAACAGTTGTATTTGACGGTCAAGTTTTTCGTCCAGATTCTCCACCTAATTTAGAACCAAATACACGCTACACTATTACAGTTGAATCTGTCGAGCCTGTAGTTAAAGACAATGCTTGGGATGTTCTAGAGGCAATGGCAGGAACGGTAGAAGCTCCTAGCGATTGGTCTAGCCAACACGACCATTATCTATATGGCACACCAAAACATAACACTGAAAATAATGAATGA